Proteins encoded by one window of Kribbella italica:
- a CDS encoding LamG-like jellyroll fold domain-containing protein has protein sequence MPKFLSPVRGIRPIAAVAAIAAVVSVGGLHARPVDAVTQPTVSAAQQPEKSATQRAAESGQRVEVEDERTETAKTYANPDGSMTLEQSASPVRKRRDGRWVELDPAMSKSGDKIRPAATAIDMEFSAGGDHELVSFTDSGERLSLSWPEPLPAPVIDGAKLVYPSVYPDVDLQINVTKETFAQVLVVRTRAAAASPELQQIEMGLEAPGMTVRRTSTGGVEAVGDSGEVVFNAPRPTMWDSSGARLAQPETADRTAEPLEGDTVAPMAVEVSSSSLVIQPDQALVKDPQTKYPLHIDPPFSGPRIARAMINEHYPATPTWNWGGDEGVGYQAFEPWSRKRLFFGFSTAKIANSQIISANFIAFETWSASCIPKVVEVWKTARPTENTTWNSGSGSTVWQQKLAQATVAYGRDGCEPGGFPVPFNVKSAVAAGAAANSASIYLGLRAADESDQNAWKRFRYDVVLTVNYNFAPVLHNRHIADPEAPCTTSMTGQPYIGAVRPKLTVAVTDSDSNSLQAQFEIRRAIDEGPSFTGTTASKAGGVSSEFDFTPTTDLWNKTTYVWRVRATDGSAYTPWSTDCYFFLDTTRPPSPTITAVTAGPYTVGSPITIRFGTSTSDVVAFKYTVNVDAVPSASIPRSPGTATFTSTHFGPQVVRAWAVDQAGNTSFAPTSLKLVAADRPATGHWRMDEGAGTSTADVSANSRTMYLGPTVSWGDGDQGVWALPVPDKALFIPGLQTEGGTTATTATDLVDSTENFSVAVRVRPDIKSNEQVVVSEDRPGNSGFTLGSTSMTWTGKNTPNDPTDDDPTNRKIVWAFTLATSSGVFRLETIPLSYNAAAVAETERWVDLVATYNKGTKTATLYVNGSWRAAQVTGTVVDGAGPLRTGLGIEGGAVTNFYRGYLDDLIIYDGSVSDALIRSYTDGDS, from the coding sequence ATGCCGAAATTCCTGTCGCCCGTTCGCGGGATTCGCCCCATCGCCGCAGTGGCAGCGATAGCCGCAGTGGTGAGCGTGGGCGGACTCCACGCGCGGCCCGTCGACGCGGTAACACAGCCGACGGTAAGCGCGGCACAGCAACCGGAGAAGTCGGCTACTCAGCGTGCAGCGGAGTCCGGACAACGCGTAGAGGTCGAGGACGAGCGCACCGAGACCGCCAAGACGTACGCCAATCCGGATGGCTCGATGACTCTCGAGCAATCGGCGTCACCGGTTCGCAAACGCCGAGACGGCCGCTGGGTCGAGCTCGACCCGGCCATGTCGAAGAGCGGAGACAAGATTCGGCCGGCCGCGACCGCGATCGACATGGAGTTCTCCGCTGGAGGCGACCACGAGCTGGTGTCGTTCACCGACAGCGGTGAACGGCTGAGCCTGTCGTGGCCCGAGCCGCTACCGGCGCCGGTCATCGACGGTGCGAAGCTCGTGTACCCGTCGGTCTATCCGGATGTCGATCTCCAGATCAACGTCACCAAGGAAACCTTCGCGCAGGTGCTGGTGGTCCGTACGCGGGCGGCTGCCGCATCGCCCGAGCTCCAGCAGATCGAGATGGGCCTCGAGGCGCCAGGAATGACGGTGCGCCGCACTTCGACCGGTGGCGTCGAGGCGGTCGGTGATTCCGGCGAGGTGGTGTTCAACGCTCCCCGACCGACGATGTGGGACTCCTCGGGTGCTCGATTGGCGCAGCCCGAGACGGCTGATCGCACAGCGGAGCCGCTCGAAGGCGACACCGTGGCGCCGATGGCCGTTGAGGTGAGCTCGAGCAGCCTTGTGATCCAGCCCGACCAAGCCCTTGTCAAGGATCCGCAGACGAAGTATCCGCTGCACATCGATCCCCCTTTCAGCGGTCCTCGGATCGCCCGCGCGATGATCAACGAGCACTACCCGGCAACTCCGACCTGGAACTGGGGCGGCGACGAGGGGGTCGGGTACCAGGCGTTCGAGCCGTGGAGCCGTAAACGGCTGTTCTTCGGTTTCAGTACCGCGAAGATCGCGAATTCACAGATCATCTCGGCGAACTTCATCGCTTTCGAAACTTGGTCGGCCAGCTGCATCCCGAAGGTCGTCGAGGTCTGGAAGACGGCGCGACCGACCGAGAACACGACCTGGAACTCGGGCTCGGGATCCACCGTGTGGCAGCAGAAGCTGGCGCAGGCCACGGTTGCTTACGGCCGGGACGGTTGTGAGCCCGGTGGCTTTCCGGTTCCGTTCAACGTCAAGTCAGCCGTGGCCGCAGGCGCGGCAGCGAACTCGGCCTCGATCTATCTGGGGTTGCGAGCCGCCGACGAGTCGGATCAGAACGCCTGGAAGCGATTCCGGTACGACGTCGTTCTGACCGTCAATTACAACTTCGCGCCGGTTCTGCACAACAGGCACATCGCAGATCCAGAAGCGCCCTGCACGACGAGCATGACCGGCCAGCCTTACATCGGCGCTGTCCGGCCCAAGCTGACGGTTGCGGTCACCGACTCCGACAGCAACTCACTTCAGGCACAGTTCGAGATCCGGCGAGCGATCGACGAGGGGCCGTCGTTCACGGGAACCACTGCTTCCAAGGCAGGTGGGGTGTCGTCCGAGTTCGACTTCACGCCGACCACCGACCTCTGGAACAAGACCACGTACGTCTGGCGGGTTCGCGCCACCGACGGCAGCGCCTACACCCCGTGGAGCACTGACTGCTACTTCTTTCTCGACACGACCAGACCTCCGTCGCCCACGATCACTGCTGTTACTGCCGGGCCCTACACCGTCGGCAGTCCCATCACGATCCGGTTCGGCACCAGCACCAGCGATGTGGTGGCCTTCAAATACACCGTCAACGTCGACGCGGTCCCATCAGCCTCGATCCCGCGGTCGCCGGGTACGGCAACGTTCACCTCGACCCATTTCGGTCCTCAGGTGGTGCGAGCGTGGGCTGTTGATCAAGCAGGTAACACATCGTTCGCCCCCACCTCGCTCAAATTGGTCGCTGCCGATCGGCCGGCGACAGGTCACTGGCGAATGGACGAGGGCGCCGGTACCAGTACGGCGGATGTTTCGGCGAACAGCCGCACGATGTATCTCGGCCCGACCGTGAGCTGGGGCGACGGTGACCAGGGTGTTTGGGCACTGCCGGTCCCGGACAAAGCTCTGTTCATACCAGGCCTGCAAACCGAGGGTGGCACGACGGCGACCACCGCGACGGATCTCGTCGACTCGACCGAGAACTTCTCCGTCGCAGTCCGGGTCAGGCCGGACATCAAGAGCAATGAGCAGGTCGTCGTCAGCGAGGATCGCCCCGGGAACAGCGGTTTCACCCTCGGGTCCACCTCGATGACCTGGACTGGCAAGAACACTCCGAACGATCCGACCGATGACGATCCCACCAATCGGAAGATTGTCTGGGCCTTCACCCTGGCGACCTCGTCGGGCGTGTTCCGGCTGGAAACGATCCCGCTCTCCTACAACGCGGCAGCGGTAGCGGAGACCGAGCGGTGGGTGGATCTCGTCGCGACGTACAACAAGGGAACCAAGACAGCCACGCTCTACGTCAACGGCAGCTGGCGTGCCGCTCAAGTGACCGGCACGGTCGTTGACGGCGCGGGCCCGTTGCGCACCGGCCTCGGTATCGAGGGGGGAGCCGTGACCAACTTCTACCGCGGCTACCTCGACGACCTGATCATCTACGACGGCTCTGTGAGCGATGCCCTGATCCGCTCCTACACCGATGGAGACAGCTGA
- a CDS encoding ABC transporter ATP-binding protein: protein MMIEARGLVRTFKTKRGPVQAVQGVDLDVADGEIVGFLGPNGAGKTTTMRMLATLITPTSGSATVAGCDLAKDPVGVRRRIGYVPQSGSTLPEAVAGDEVVDHARLYGVSKAKAIADGQRLFEELDLPGLWRRQCKTLSGGQRRRLDIVMGLIHDPKLIFLDEPTTGLDPQARANLWEHIRGLRDRGATIFLTTHYLDEADALCDRILVIDHGRIVGSGTPEALKQQVSGDSVRLTLADRAHAEAGRPHATDTDAGPARRPHATDTEAARARRTHATDAVIRIVRGLDGATSVEAVADGVNFRIPRGGSVLPGLLRQIDAEGIELDGVEVHRPTLDDVFLTMTGRSLRDDSPAPADEPEQQKEAVA from the coding sequence ATGATGATCGAAGCTCGCGGACTTGTCCGCACCTTCAAGACCAAGCGCGGGCCTGTGCAGGCCGTGCAGGGGGTAGATCTTGATGTCGCCGACGGGGAGATCGTCGGCTTCCTGGGGCCCAACGGGGCCGGTAAGACCACGACGATGCGGATGCTGGCGACGTTGATCACGCCGACCAGTGGGTCGGCGACGGTCGCGGGGTGCGACCTGGCGAAGGACCCGGTCGGCGTGCGCCGCCGGATTGGGTACGTGCCGCAGAGTGGGTCGACGTTGCCGGAGGCGGTGGCTGGGGACGAAGTGGTCGACCATGCTCGCCTGTACGGCGTGAGCAAGGCGAAGGCGATCGCGGACGGGCAGCGGCTGTTCGAGGAGCTGGACCTGCCGGGGTTGTGGCGGCGGCAGTGCAAGACGTTGTCGGGCGGGCAGCGGCGGCGGCTCGACATCGTGATGGGGCTGATCCACGACCCGAAGCTGATCTTCCTGGACGAGCCGACCACCGGCCTCGACCCGCAGGCGCGGGCCAACCTCTGGGAGCACATCCGCGGCCTGCGGGACCGCGGTGCCACGATCTTCCTGACCACCCACTACCTCGACGAGGCCGACGCTCTTTGCGACCGGATCCTGGTCATCGACCACGGCCGGATCGTCGGCAGCGGGACGCCGGAAGCCCTCAAGCAGCAGGTGTCCGGCGACAGCGTCCGGCTCACCCTCGCGGACCGTGCCCACGCCGAGGCCGGTCGTCCGCACGCGACCGACACCGACGCCGGTCCCGCACGGCGTCCGCACGCGACCGACACCGAGGCCGCTCGTGCGCGGCGTACGCACGCGACCGACGCGGTGATCCGGATCGTTCGCGGGCTCGACGGCGCGACCTCGGTCGAGGCGGTCGCCGACGGGGTGAACTTCCGGATCCCGCGTGGCGGGTCGGTGCTGCCGGGGCTGCTGCGGCAGATCGATGCCGAGGGCATCGAGCTGGACGGCGTCGAGGTGCACCGGCCGACGCTCGACGACGTGTTCCTGACGATGACCGGGCGGTCGTTGCGCGACGACAGCCCGGCGCCGGCCGACGAGCCGGAGCAGCAGAAGGAGGCCGTGGCGTGA
- a CDS encoding ABC transporter permease, producing MTVLEETWIVFHRQMRLSLRNPMWSILMLSQPLMYLFLFGPLLKPITAQISQGATTNAYQVFIPGLIVQLGMFGAMFVGFGLIAEYRAGVIEADRVTPASRMALMAGRVLRDVVVLVVQSVLLLVVSIPMGLRAPWGGVLLSLVIVALLGATFASLSYSVALITKSEDALAPLLNGIAMPLLLLSGILLPMQIGPTWLQRLSDISPLKHVVTGVRALFRGDISSSASLWGLFWVVLLTAVGLAVGARTFKKESA from the coding sequence GTGACCGTGCTCGAAGAGACCTGGATCGTGTTCCACCGGCAGATGCGGCTGTCGCTGCGCAACCCGATGTGGTCGATTCTGATGCTCAGCCAGCCGTTGATGTACCTGTTCCTGTTCGGCCCGCTGCTGAAGCCGATCACCGCGCAGATCAGCCAGGGCGCGACCACCAACGCGTACCAGGTGTTCATCCCGGGCCTGATCGTGCAGCTCGGGATGTTCGGCGCGATGTTCGTCGGCTTCGGGCTGATCGCGGAGTACCGGGCCGGCGTGATCGAGGCCGACCGGGTCACGCCGGCGTCGCGGATGGCGTTGATGGCAGGGCGCGTACTGCGTGACGTCGTCGTCCTGGTCGTGCAGTCGGTGCTGCTGCTCGTGGTGTCGATCCCGATGGGGCTGCGGGCGCCGTGGGGTGGGGTGCTGCTGTCGCTGGTGATCGTGGCTCTGCTGGGTGCGACGTTCGCGTCGTTGTCGTACTCCGTGGCGCTGATCACCAAGAGCGAGGACGCGCTGGCCCCGCTGCTGAACGGGATCGCGATGCCGCTGCTGCTTCTGTCCGGGATCCTGCTGCCGATGCAGATCGGGCCGACGTGGTTGCAGCGGTTGTCGGACATCAGTCCGCTCAAGCACGTCGTCACCGGGGTTCGGGCGCTGTTCCGTGGGGACATCTCCAGCAGCGCGTCGCTGTGGGGGTTGTTCTGGGTCGTGCTTCTCACCGCAGTTGGTCTTGCGGTCGGCGCGCGCACGTTCAAGAAGGAATCCGCCTAG
- the mptB gene encoding polyprenol phosphomannose-dependent alpha 1,6 mannosyltransferase MptB: protein MRVPSPLVRGVVGSWVVAASALVTSVVPQSSWIASIPLRDSLAGRMTGLTFMVFGLGLLVWAWLEVGREVLAGVRHRLIRMTVLWSLPLLLAPPLFSRDAWSYAAQGALVANGFDPYTVGPAALSGRVVEAVDPMWMNTPAPYGPIPLAYGGLAAHVTDNPYFLMLAHRGLALLGIVLIAWAVPKIAVACRVDPSVATWLVVANPILITHGLGAAHNDVLMLGLACSAFAVALTGRWGTAAVIAGTAAAVKAPGGLVVIAIAAVMSPLAGRALKRLASLAIAGVVSVLTLVTVGELTGIGSGWLNALDVPGLVMSPLSIANLIGLGTSGVLDWLGAEDAAQQALVIIRLLGILAALGLIAVLGLRSHIHAAARAVGVAMLAVVLLGPTAHDWYFLWCLPFLAVARPGRRLMTALVGVSMILTIAAPLNSSLRGAVIPILVTTSLVLVVVGTLLGRLRTLQPAKAPRSPQPAAPDAAMSAVAAAPPPGPHPQQS from the coding sequence ATGCGGGTTCCTTCACCCTTGGTGCGTGGCGTGGTGGGGAGCTGGGTCGTAGCCGCCTCGGCGTTGGTGACGTCGGTGGTGCCGCAGTCCTCGTGGATCGCCTCGATCCCGTTGCGGGACTCGCTGGCCGGGCGGATGACCGGTCTGACGTTCATGGTGTTCGGGCTCGGGCTGCTGGTGTGGGCCTGGCTGGAGGTCGGCCGCGAGGTGCTGGCCGGCGTACGGCACCGGCTGATCCGGATGACCGTGCTCTGGAGCCTGCCGCTGCTGCTGGCGCCGCCGCTGTTCAGCCGGGACGCGTGGAGCTACGCGGCGCAGGGAGCGCTGGTCGCCAACGGCTTCGACCCCTACACGGTTGGCCCGGCTGCCCTGTCCGGCCGTGTGGTCGAGGCCGTCGACCCGATGTGGATGAACACACCAGCGCCGTACGGCCCGATCCCTCTGGCGTACGGCGGCCTGGCGGCTCACGTCACCGACAACCCGTACTTCCTCATGCTCGCCCACCGCGGCCTGGCCCTGCTCGGCATCGTCCTGATCGCCTGGGCCGTGCCGAAGATCGCCGTGGCCTGCCGGGTCGACCCGAGCGTCGCCACCTGGCTGGTGGTGGCCAACCCGATCCTCATCACCCACGGGCTCGGCGCAGCGCACAACGACGTGCTCATGCTCGGCCTGGCCTGCTCCGCCTTCGCCGTAGCCCTCACTGGTCGCTGGGGCACGGCAGCTGTCATCGCCGGCACTGCGGCTGCAGTCAAGGCGCCAGGTGGCCTAGTGGTCATCGCCATCGCCGCAGTGATGAGTCCACTGGCCGGCAGAGCCCTGAAACGCCTGGCCAGCTTGGCGATCGCCGGTGTCGTGTCTGTGCTGACCCTGGTGACTGTTGGCGAGCTGACAGGCATCGGCTCGGGCTGGCTCAACGCGTTGGACGTCCCCGGTCTGGTGATGTCTCCGCTGTCGATCGCCAACCTGATCGGCCTGGGCACTTCCGGCGTACTGGACTGGCTGGGCGCGGAGGACGCGGCTCAGCAAGCCCTGGTGATCATCCGGCTGCTGGGCATCCTCGCGGCGCTCGGACTGATCGCCGTACTCGGTCTGCGCTCGCACATCCACGCGGCAGCGCGTGCGGTCGGTGTAGCCATGCTGGCGGTCGTCCTGCTCGGCCCGACGGCGCACGACTGGTACTTCCTGTGGTGCCTGCCGTTCCTGGCCGTTGCCAGGCCAGGCCGGCGCCTGATGACGGCGCTGGTAGGGGTCAGCATGATCCTGACCATCGCCGCACCGCTCAACTCGTCGCTGCGCGGTGCGGTCATCCCCATCCTGGTGACGACGTCGCTGGTGCTCGTGGTCGTCGGCACCCTGCTGGGCCGGCTCCGCACGCTGCAGCCGGCTAAAGCGCCGCGTTCACCGCAGCCTGCAGCTCCTGATGCAGCGATGTCGGCCGTGGCAGCCGCACCTCCACCAGGTCCACACCCGCAACAGTCCTGA
- the menD gene encoding 2-succinyl-5-enolpyruvyl-6-hydroxy-3-cyclohexene-1-carboxylic-acid synthase produces MNPSTAFATVVVDELIRCGVREVVLAPGSRSAPLAMALAAADREGRLRLHVRVDERTAGFLAIGLIRGTGLPVPVVTTSGTAVVNLHPAVLEASHSGLPLLVLSADRPPELRGSGANQTTDQLKVFGGAVRLFHEMGVPRQEVGQVAYWRSQVARAVAAAVGVRSNDPGPVQLNCSFTEPLVPTDGPDWPEPLDGRTSGPWTSVRAAGGQPSSLSPGPKTVVVAGDGASQAARLAAEAGNWPLFAEPSSRARIGPSVIPSYRLLLGASKLADEIERVVVFGHPTLSRPITKLLGRPDVEVVVVAPTGSWPDAVRRAATVVTGLEVTGADSTDWLARWQHADQLARPAIDKLLAGELTGPGIAAIVGEAVGADGMLVVASSNPVRDLDLAPVVPIRTVANRGLAGIDGTISTAVGAALANAGATYALIGDLAFLHDFTGLVIGPAEARPDLRIVVVNDNGGGIFSTLEQAGTTDFERVFGTPHGTDFAALAAATGTPYTLVTTADELRTALVRTVAGVDLVEVRLPRPTSLHQELQAAVNAAL; encoded by the coding sequence ATGAACCCGTCCACTGCGTTCGCGACGGTCGTCGTCGACGAGCTGATCAGGTGCGGCGTCCGAGAGGTCGTGCTCGCCCCAGGCTCGCGCAGTGCGCCGCTGGCGATGGCACTGGCCGCTGCTGACCGCGAGGGCCGGCTCCGGCTGCACGTGCGGGTCGACGAGCGTACGGCGGGCTTCCTGGCGATCGGACTGATCCGCGGGACCGGTCTGCCGGTGCCGGTGGTCACCACGTCCGGTACTGCGGTGGTCAACCTGCACCCCGCCGTACTGGAGGCTTCGCACAGCGGCCTGCCGCTGCTCGTGCTGAGTGCGGACCGGCCGCCGGAGCTGCGGGGGAGTGGCGCGAACCAGACGACCGACCAGCTGAAGGTGTTCGGCGGTGCGGTGCGGCTGTTCCACGAGATGGGCGTGCCGCGACAGGAGGTCGGCCAGGTCGCGTACTGGCGGTCGCAGGTCGCGCGAGCAGTGGCAGCAGCCGTTGGAGTGCGCAGCAACGACCCGGGCCCGGTCCAGCTCAACTGCTCGTTCACCGAGCCGCTGGTGCCGACCGACGGGCCGGACTGGCCGGAGCCCCTGGACGGGCGGACCAGTGGGCCGTGGACGAGCGTGCGGGCCGCGGGTGGGCAGCCGTCGTCGCTCTCGCCCGGGCCGAAGACCGTGGTGGTCGCGGGGGACGGCGCTTCGCAGGCGGCCCGGCTCGCAGCGGAGGCGGGGAACTGGCCGCTGTTCGCGGAGCCGTCCAGCCGCGCGCGGATCGGTCCGTCGGTGATCCCGTCGTACCGGTTGTTGCTTGGGGCAAGCAAGCTGGCGGACGAGATCGAGCGGGTGGTCGTGTTCGGCCACCCGACGCTGTCCCGGCCGATCACCAAGCTGCTCGGCCGCCCGGACGTCGAGGTCGTCGTGGTCGCGCCGACCGGCTCCTGGCCGGACGCCGTACGACGAGCCGCGACCGTGGTGACCGGCCTGGAGGTCACCGGCGCCGACAGCACCGACTGGCTCGCCCGCTGGCAGCACGCCGACCAGCTGGCCCGGCCGGCGATCGACAAGCTGCTCGCTGGTGAGCTGACCGGCCCTGGCATCGCGGCGATCGTCGGTGAGGCTGTGGGCGCCGACGGGATGCTCGTGGTCGCGTCGTCGAACCCGGTGCGCGACCTGGACCTGGCGCCCGTCGTACCGATCCGGACGGTGGCCAACCGCGGGCTCGCGGGCATCGACGGGACGATCTCGACGGCGGTCGGTGCCGCGCTGGCGAACGCCGGGGCGACGTACGCGCTGATCGGGGACCTGGCGTTCCTGCACGACTTCACCGGGCTGGTGATCGGCCCGGCCGAGGCGCGGCCCGACCTGCGCATCGTGGTGGTCAACGACAACGGTGGCGGGATCTTCTCGACGCTGGAGCAGGCCGGGACGACCGACTTCGAGCGGGTCTTCGGGACGCCCCACGGGACGGACTTCGCCGCGCTGGCGGCAGCGACCGGTACGCCGTACACGCTGGTGACGACGGCGGACGAACTGCGGACCGCACTGGTCAGGACTGTTGCGGGTGTGGACCTGGTGGAGGTGCGGCTGCCACGGCCGACATCGCTGCATCAGGAGCTGCAGGCTGCGGTGAACGCGGCGCTTTAG
- a CDS encoding o-succinylbenzoate synthase has translation MITYSLGLKNKFRGITVREGMLFEGPAGWAEWSPFLDYDDATCVAWLRAAQEAAVDGWPEPVRQQIPVNCTVPALGPERAAEIVRASGCRTAKVKVAEPGQTLADDLARVEAVRDALGADGRVRIDANGGWSVDEALAALKELSRFDLEYVEQPCWTVEDLALVRRRTDVLVAADESIRRAEDPLRVRELEAADIAVLKVQPIGGVRACLEIAEQIGLPVVVSSALETSVGIAAGVALAAALPELPYACGLATVAMFTQEVVAEPLLPVDGFLPVKRLEPDRALLAEAAASPETAAVWEARLARVEALKNRAQLERGAG, from the coding sequence GTGATCACCTACTCGCTCGGGCTCAAGAACAAGTTCCGCGGCATCACCGTCCGCGAGGGCATGCTGTTCGAGGGCCCGGCCGGCTGGGCCGAGTGGAGCCCGTTCCTGGACTACGACGACGCCACCTGCGTCGCCTGGCTCCGCGCCGCGCAGGAAGCGGCTGTCGACGGTTGGCCCGAGCCAGTACGCCAGCAGATCCCGGTGAACTGCACAGTGCCCGCACTGGGACCAGAGCGAGCCGCTGAGATCGTCAGAGCCTCCGGCTGCCGTACGGCGAAGGTGAAGGTCGCCGAGCCCGGTCAGACCCTGGCTGACGACCTGGCCAGGGTCGAGGCGGTCCGGGACGCGCTGGGCGCCGACGGCCGGGTCCGGATCGACGCCAACGGCGGCTGGTCGGTCGACGAGGCTCTGGCCGCGCTGAAGGAGCTGTCGAGGTTCGACCTCGAGTACGTCGAGCAGCCGTGCTGGACGGTGGAGGACCTCGCGCTGGTCCGGCGGCGTACCGACGTACTGGTTGCTGCGGACGAGTCGATCCGGCGGGCCGAGGATCCCCTGCGGGTCCGGGAGCTGGAAGCGGCCGACATCGCCGTACTGAAGGTGCAGCCGATCGGTGGGGTCCGGGCGTGCCTGGAGATCGCTGAGCAGATCGGGCTGCCGGTGGTGGTCTCGTCGGCGCTGGAGACGTCGGTGGGGATCGCTGCGGGTGTCGCACTGGCTGCTGCGTTGCCGGAGCTGCCTTATGCGTGCGGGCTGGCGACGGTGGCGATGTTCACTCAAGAGGTGGTGGCCGAGCCGCTGCTGCCGGTGGACGGCTTCCTGCCGGTGAAGAGGCTGGAGCCGGACAGAGCCTTGCTGGCGGAAGCTGCTGCGTCACCAGAGACTGCAGCCGTGTGGGAAGCACGGCTGGCCAGAGTCGAAGCCTTGAAGAACCGTGCTCAATTGGAAAGAGGGGCTGGATGA
- the menE gene encoding o-succinylbenzoate--CoA ligase: MSSLRLVPGTPEAVLAALSEVLDGTGRPFAPVPPDPAAAERVRRATAPDEPLEDGCAVVLTTSGSSGEPKGVLLSREALVASATATHDRLGGPGQWLLPMKPYFVGGLQILTRSLLAGTTPVVADDLAAAAAMTGARRYTAMVPTQLTRYLDTAPDALRGFDAIVIGGASMGAELKARAAAAGVTAVPAYGMTETGSGCVYAGRPLDGTELALDDGRILIKGPTLFSGYRLQPALTKEVLQDGWFRTQDRGRFVDGRLEVVGRVDDVVISGGVNVTLTAVQARLLEHPEVADAVVLGVPDQEWGSRVVAFVVGKAELETLRDHVAETLPRTWAPRELVRLDELPMLGSGKVDRQRLLDGVR, translated from the coding sequence ATGTCTAGTCTGCGTCTGGTGCCCGGCACGCCTGAGGCCGTCCTCGCCGCGCTGTCCGAGGTCCTGGACGGCACTGGCCGGCCCTTCGCTCCGGTGCCCCCGGACCCGGCCGCCGCCGAGCGCGTACGCCGGGCGACTGCGCCGGACGAGCCGCTCGAAGACGGCTGCGCCGTCGTACTGACCACGTCGGGGTCGTCCGGTGAGCCAAAGGGCGTCCTGCTGTCCAGGGAGGCGCTGGTCGCCTCTGCCACGGCCACGCACGACCGGCTCGGCGGACCGGGCCAGTGGCTGCTCCCGATGAAGCCGTACTTCGTCGGCGGGCTGCAGATCCTCACCCGCTCGCTCCTGGCCGGTACGACGCCAGTAGTGGCTGACGACCTGGCAGCGGCGGCGGCGATGACCGGCGCCAGGCGCTACACCGCCATGGTCCCGACCCAGCTGACCCGCTACCTGGACACCGCACCCGACGCGCTGCGCGGCTTCGACGCGATCGTGATCGGCGGGGCGTCGATGGGCGCCGAGCTGAAGGCCCGCGCCGCGGCCGCCGGCGTGACGGCGGTTCCGGCGTACGGGATGACTGAGACGGGCAGCGGCTGTGTGTACGCCGGCCGCCCGCTCGACGGGACCGAGCTGGCGCTGGACGACGGCCGCATCCTGATCAAGGGGCCGACGCTGTTCTCCGGCTACCGCCTGCAGCCCGCGCTGACCAAGGAGGTGCTGCAGGACGGCTGGTTCCGGACGCAGGACCGCGGCCGGTTCGTCGACGGGCGGCTGGAGGTGGTCGGCCGGGTAGACGACGTGGTGATCTCCGGTGGGGTCAACGTGACGCTCACTGCGGTGCAGGCGCGGCTGCTGGAGCACCCGGAGGTGGCGGACGCCGTCGTACTCGGTGTGCCTGACCAGGAGTGGGGCAGCCGGGTGGTGGCCTTCGTGGTCGGCAAGGCTGAGCTGGAGACCCTGAGAGACCACGTGGCCGAGACACTGCCGCGCACTTGGGCTCCGCGTGAGCTGGTCCGGCTGGACGAGCTGCCGATGCTCGGCTCGGGCAAGGTCGACCGGCAGCGCCTGCTGGACGGTGTGCGGTGA
- a CDS encoding 1,4-dihydroxy-2-naphthoate polyprenyltransferase, with translation MANLSQWIEGARPRTLPAAVAPVLVGTGAAAYLDGFVWWKALLALGVALALQIGVNYANDYSDGIRGTDEVRVGPLRLVGSKVATPRAVKTAAFTCFGVGAALGIVLCATSTWWLLVAGAASLVGAWFYTGGKSPYGYRALGEVSVFLFFGLVAVLGTTYVQAERLHWTAVAGAVAIGAIACALLVANNLRDIPTDSTTGKRTLAVVIGAARSRQLYAGLIALAFILAALSALATPWTLLALIALPLAVKSVRVVVSDAVGPALIPVLKGTGLTELVYAVGLTAGLFLGS, from the coding sequence ATGGCCAACCTTTCTCAGTGGATCGAGGGTGCCCGCCCCAGGACACTGCCTGCCGCCGTCGCCCCCGTCCTCGTCGGCACCGGCGCGGCGGCCTACCTGGACGGGTTCGTCTGGTGGAAGGCGCTGCTGGCCCTCGGGGTCGCCCTGGCGCTGCAGATCGGCGTGAACTACGCCAACGACTACAGCGACGGCATCCGCGGGACGGACGAGGTCCGGGTCGGCCCGCTGCGGCTGGTCGGGTCGAAGGTGGCCACGCCGCGCGCGGTGAAGACCGCTGCGTTCACCTGCTTCGGCGTGGGCGCCGCGCTGGGGATCGTGCTCTGCGCGACGTCCACCTGGTGGCTGCTGGTCGCGGGGGCCGCGTCGCTGGTCGGTGCGTGGTTCTACACGGGCGGCAAGTCGCCGTACGGGTACCGCGCGCTGGGCGAGGTCAGCGTGTTCCTGTTCTTCGGGCTGGTCGCAGTGCTCGGTACGACGTACGTGCAGGCCGAGCGGCTGCACTGGACGGCCGTGGCCGGGGCTGTCGCGATCGGCGCGATCGCCTGCGCGCTGCTGGTCGCCAACAACCTGCGCGACATCCCCACCGACAGCACCACCGGCAAGCGCACGCTGGCCGTGGTGATCGGCGCGGCCCGCTCCCGCCAGCTGTACGCCGGACTGATCGCCCTGGCCTTCATCCTGGCGGCCCTGTCCGCACTGGCCACCCCCTGGACCCTCCTGGCCCTGATCGCCCTCCCCCTGGCGGTCAAGTCAGTCCGGGTAGTAGTCAGCGACGCTGTAGGTCCAGCCCTCATTCCAGTGCTGAAAGGCACCGGCCTCACCGAACTGGTGTACGCCGTTGGTCTGACTGCTGGTCTCTTCCTCGGCAGTTGA